The genomic DNA GTCCCAGGCGGCGCAGATGCCATGTCATCTGCCGTGAGCCATAATACGGCGTTTCCAGGAACTGGGCGTCGATCAGTCGCATCAGCTCCAGATTGGCTTCGCTCTGTGGCACAGGCCGATAGTAGACGCCCGACCGGTTGAGTTGCAGCAGCGTGCATTGCCGGATTATCGGCAGGCATGCTCTCTTCGGGTCAATCATCTGCCGCCTCTGATCACGCCCAACCGAGCAGAGGCATCCCGCAAAAAATCCCGTTCCACCAGCAACTGGCCGATCTTGGCGTGCAGTTTCTCTACATCAGCAGGGCTGACTGAAGGTTCCGTTACTGACTTACCAGAAAAAAGGCTTGCCATGCCTTCGACGCGGAAATCTCACAGAAGGGTTGTACATCGGGTTAGATTATGAAAAAGTCTGTTTTGTACAAAATAATTTTTCATAAGCAATAAACGAACCCGATGCAGACAGAGTGTAGCGCAGGCGCGTATGAGTTTCCAGCCTCCTGTGGACGGCGTGTTGTGGCCCGTTTTGACGGGGGTCGCATGAGTTCGGATGGGGGCGTCATTCTGGTGAAGCAGGCTGATGACATTCTGGGGCTCAGCCGCCGCTTTGCTGCCTGTTTTCGCGATGAACGGCATCCCGGCTTTGTGGAATACCGGGTTGAAGACCTTGTCCGTCAGCGGATCATGGGCCTGGCACTGGGCTATGAAGACCTTAATGACCATGACGCTTTACGTCATGATCCTGTCATGGGTCTGGTATCGGGACGTCTGTCAGGAAGCCGGGCCAACTGTGCGGCACTGGCAGGCAAATCCACGCTGAACCGGTTGGAGCGCAGTGGGCAGCAGGCAGATCGTTACTGCCGCATCATTGCTGATCATGAGGCCCTGGCTACCCTGTTCGTGACGCTTTTCATGGACCAGCATGAGCGCGCACCCGCCCGGATCGTTCTGGATGTGGATGCCACCGATGACCGTATCCATGGCCATCAGGAAGGCCGCGCCTTTCATGGATATTACGGCCATAACTGCTATCTTCCCCTGTATGTCTTCTGCGGGGACCATCTCCTCAGCGCTACCCTGCGCACGGCAGACAGGGACCCGGGGAAGGAAGCACTGGCAGACATCCGCCGGATCGTGGAGCAGATCAGGAGCCGTTGGCCCCGGGTGCGTATCCTGGTGCGTGGGGACAGCGGTTTCGCCCGGGACAGTCTGATGACATGGTGCGAAGACAACCACGTTGACTTCCTGTTCGGGCTTGCAGGCAACACCCGCCTGTATGACCGGATTGCCTCTTTGTCCGCTGAGGTTCGTGACGAAGCCGCCACGACAGGCAGAGCTGCGCGCGGCTTTGCCTCCTTTGACTGGATCACAAAGGACAGCTGGACGCGCCGCAGGCGGGTCGTGGCCAAGGCCGAATGGCGCCATGGCAACCGCTATCATCGCTTTATTGTCACCACGCTACCGCAGGGAATGTCCGACCCCCGCCATCTCTACGAACAGATTTACTGCGCACGCGGGGATATGGAAAACCGCATCAAGGAATGCCAGATGGATCTGTTCTCAGACAGGACCTCGTCCCACACCATCCGGGCCAACCAGCTCCGGCTGTGGTTCTCGGCCGCAGCCTATGTCCTGCTGACCGCTCTGCAAAGACTGGCCCTTGGCCAGACCAGCCTGGAGACGGCGACCTGTGGCACCATACGCGCACGACTGCTCAAAATCGCGACACGTGTAACGCTCAGCGTCCGTCGGATTGTCCTGTCCATGCCGGACATGTTCCCCTGTCAGCATGAATTCGCCCTCGCTCATGCACGATTGCGAAGGCTCCGGCAGGCCATCTGAAGAAACAGACAGTGCACAGACCACATAGCTTCCACCAACACTGCCTTCTCAGGCCGTGACACCCTCACTGCGTTCAGAACCCGCCGCCAGAAGCAGAATATCGTCAATATTCCAGATCGGGCTCCTGTGGGATGACTGAACTCTACAAAATGACCTGAAATTGCCTCAAGTGTGAGAAATCCGCGTCGATCGCCTGGCGCTTCCATTGGGCGATCATCGTCTGATGCACGCCATGTTTCGAAGCCAGTTCCGCCAGCGTCAGTTCCCCACGGATCGCCTCCAGCGCAACCCGTGACTTGAACTCTGCCGCATACCGTTTCCGCGTAATCTTGCCCATAAAACCCGTCCTCGTTCAGGCCAGATGATAGCTTATCGCCCTGTCCGAAAAATGGGAACCACCTCTAAATTTATATATGGCTGCGACATATCACGGAAATAATTTCGTATTATTTTAGAAATTCTTTTATCTTTAATAAGTTTTCTAAGATAAATTGTCAGAACAATAATTTCTTTCCGTCATAAAATTCTGTTGACATATACGGAATGAATCTGTCCTATTTCGTTATCAAAACATACATAGGCATTGGTCATGGACTCTTTGCTGGCATCCGTCGCCAATTTTGTTTCCATATCACATGAATTATACATAAATGGTGGAGCTGTTCCCTCTAGCGGTGATGCACGCTTACCTATTTATGATCCCTCTACCGGCATGCAAATTGCATCAACAGTCGATGCTACTGCGCAGGATGTAGATCGCGCTGTTACGTCTGCTTTCAACAGTTTCAGATCTGGTGTCTGGAAAGATATGCGCCCTGCTGAAAGGGAACGCATTCTTTTACGCTTGGCTGACCTTGTAGAACGTGATGCTGAAATATTGGCTCAGCTTGAAACATTGGAACAAGGCAAATCACTTGCCATCTCACGTGCACTAGAAGCAGGTGGTGCACAAACCTGGATACGATACGTAGCTGGTCTGGCTACAACAATTACTGGCAAGACATTTGATGTCTCTATCCCCTTTCCGCCAGATGCGCGTTATACATCCTATACACGGCGCACACCTATAGGCGTTGTAGCTGGCATTATTCCGTGGAACTTCCCTCTGCTAATAGGTGTATGGAAGGTTCTTCCTGCCTTGGCTGCTGGTTGCTCTGTTGTTGCCAAGCCAGCCGAAACCACCCCTTTAACGCTTCTATATCTTGCGCGCCTAGCAACAGAA from Acetobacter ascendens includes the following:
- a CDS encoding IS1380 family transposase, whose translation is MQTECSAGAYEFPASCGRRVVARFDGGRMSSDGGVILVKQADDILGLSRRFAACFRDERHPGFVEYRVEDLVRQRIMGLALGYEDLNDHDALRHDPVMGLVSGRLSGSRANCAALAGKSTLNRLERSGQQADRYCRIIADHEALATLFVTLFMDQHERAPARIVLDVDATDDRIHGHQEGRAFHGYYGHNCYLPLYVFCGDHLLSATLRTADRDPGKEALADIRRIVEQIRSRWPRVRILVRGDSGFARDSLMTWCEDNHVDFLFGLAGNTRLYDRIASLSAEVRDEAATTGRAARGFASFDWITKDSWTRRRRVVAKAEWRHGNRYHRFIVTTLPQGMSDPRHLYEQIYCARGDMENRIKECQMDLFSDRTSSHTIRANQLRLWFSAAAYVLLTALQRLALGQTSLETATCGTIRARLLKIATRVTLSVRRIVLSMPDMFPCQHEFALAHARLRRLRQAI